The Metabacillus schmidteae genome has a segment encoding these proteins:
- a CDS encoding transglycosylase domain-containing protein codes for MKRKFILSAIALVSIVIFALLGYLFIIFMGNYVIDEEKLVMNTTSKLVDEKGNEITKLYIENRELVNISEIPEYVQQAFISVEDQRFYDHHGIDIQAIGRALYKDILAGGKVEGGSTITQQLAKNIFLTNDKTWLRKTKEAIIAVNLENRYSKSKLLEMYLNQVYFGHGAYGIKAAADLYFNKDVSELTLEEGALLAGIPKAPSTYSPISNKEKSRERRNTILSLMGDQRYISYDEVVRTHGKTVNLKVNKKQENPWLTTYVDMVFDEAKEKYALSNEELLRGGYTIKVPLQVNLQKSAYELFQDANYFPGTDENAQGAFVLMDNNTGGIIAAIGGRDYVPKGLNRLNITRQPGSTFKPIAVYAPTLETKRFQPYSLLKDEKLSYGDYSPQNVDQKYAGEVSMFDAIVTSKNAAAVWALSELGVKESKQYLHKVGIDIKDDGLAIALGGLSEGVTPLQMANAYRTFTANGIYSNSFLIKEIKDREGKVVAEHQSQPNQVYSPQTAWDMTRMLQHVVSEGTAQNGRFNGELAGKTGTTSYPGVEGAAKDAWFVGYTENVVGALWMGYDKTDKNHYLKHGSSYPTKLFKDILTEADWDQNVAFSVPEGVEDLESPIRLKEIENVNAKYTFKPLGLITLTLEWEPLADERVEYRIYESAQNEEKKLVGTVTGKGYYEIPFANVFSDTAYSVAPYNVQTNKEGKQTLSTKPTLFSSTN; via the coding sequence ATGAAAAGAAAGTTCATCTTGTCAGCAATTGCGTTAGTGTCTATTGTCATCTTCGCACTTCTTGGTTATCTATTTATCATATTTATGGGGAATTATGTAATAGATGAAGAAAAACTTGTCATGAATACAACATCAAAACTAGTTGATGAAAAAGGCAATGAAATTACAAAGCTTTATATAGAAAACCGGGAACTGGTTAACATCTCAGAAATTCCCGAATATGTTCAACAAGCATTTATCTCTGTAGAGGATCAACGTTTTTATGATCACCACGGCATTGATATTCAAGCGATTGGGCGTGCTCTTTATAAAGACATCCTCGCTGGAGGGAAGGTGGAAGGCGGTAGTACGATCACTCAACAGTTGGCCAAGAACATCTTCCTGACAAATGATAAAACATGGCTGAGAAAAACAAAGGAAGCCATTATTGCTGTGAACCTGGAAAATCGGTACAGTAAATCAAAATTGCTTGAAATGTATTTAAATCAGGTTTACTTTGGGCATGGTGCCTATGGAATAAAAGCTGCTGCAGACCTTTATTTTAATAAGGATGTTTCTGAGTTAACGTTAGAGGAAGGAGCACTGCTTGCAGGTATTCCGAAGGCTCCTTCAACTTATTCTCCAATATCCAATAAGGAAAAGAGCAGGGAACGACGAAATACGATTTTAAGTTTAATGGGAGATCAACGTTATATTTCATATGACGAGGTTGTAAGAACCCATGGGAAAACTGTGAACCTTAAAGTGAATAAGAAGCAGGAAAATCCATGGTTAACAACGTATGTTGATATGGTGTTTGATGAAGCAAAAGAAAAATATGCGTTATCAAATGAAGAGTTGTTAAGAGGTGGTTATACAATTAAAGTACCACTTCAAGTAAATCTCCAGAAATCTGCCTATGAGTTATTCCAGGATGCGAACTATTTTCCGGGGACAGATGAAAATGCGCAAGGAGCCTTTGTGTTAATGGATAATAACACAGGTGGGATTATTGCTGCTATAGGTGGCCGGGATTATGTACCAAAGGGATTAAATCGATTGAATATAACAAGGCAACCTGGTTCCACATTTAAACCAATAGCTGTTTATGCACCGACTCTTGAAACAAAACGTTTTCAGCCTTATTCGCTATTAAAAGATGAAAAGTTATCATATGGTGATTATTCTCCACAAAATGTTGATCAGAAATATGCAGGGGAAGTTTCGATGTTTGATGCTATAGTTACTTCAAAAAATGCTGCAGCGGTATGGGCTTTATCTGAATTAGGGGTTAAAGAGAGTAAACAGTATTTGCATAAGGTAGGAATTGATATTAAAGATGATGGCTTGGCCATTGCATTAGGGGGATTATCTGAAGGAGTGACACCACTTCAAATGGCGAATGCATACAGAACCTTTACCGCTAATGGAATCTATAGTAATTCTTTTCTTATAAAAGAAATAAAAGATCGAGAAGGAAAAGTTGTTGCAGAACATCAATCACAACCAAATCAAGTGTATTCACCACAAACGGCTTGGGATATGACACGTATGCTTCAGCATGTTGTTAGTGAAGGAACTGCACAAAATGGCAGGTTTAATGGAGAACTGGCTGGTAAAACCGGTACAACCTCTTATCCCGGTGTTGAAGGCGCTGCAAAAGATGCCTGGTTTGTCGGCTATACGGAGAATGTTGTTGGTGCACTTTGGATGGGGTATGATAAAACAGACAAAAATCATTACTTGAAGCATGGAAGTTCCTATCCAACCAAATTATTTAAGGATATTTTAACGGAAGCTGATTGGGATCAAAACGTGGCTTTTTCCGTTCCCGAAGGTGTCGAAGATTTGGAAAGTCCAATAAGGCTGAAAGAAATTGAGAATGTTAACGCGAAATATACGTTTAAGCCATTAGGATTGATAACGTTAACGCTTGAATGGGAACCTTTAGCAGATGAGCGTGTAGAATATCGGATCTATGAATCTGCACAAAACGAGGAGAAGAAACTTGTAGGAACTGTAACAGGCAAAGGATATTATGAAATTCCATTTGCTAATGTTTTTTCAGATACAGCTTATTCTGTTGCTCCTTATAATGTTCAAACAAATAAAGAAGGAAAACAAACACTGTCCACAAAGCCGACACTATTCAGTTCTACAAACTAA
- the hemE gene encoding uroporphyrinogen decarboxylase: MAEKRINDTFLKACRGEKTDYVPVWYMRQAGRSQPEYRAIKEKYSLFEITHQPELCAYVTRLPVEQYDVDAAILYKDIMTPLPALGVNVEIKTGIGPVIDDPIRSIQDVEKLGEIDPERDVPYVLDTIKLLTQEQLEVPLIGFTGAPFTLASYMIEGGPSRNYNKTKAFMYSEPHAWFALMDKLAEMSITYVKAQIRAGAKAIQVFDSWVGALNVADYRVFIKPTMERIFSELKEENVPLIMFGVGASHLAHEWHDLPLDVVGLDWRLPIQEARSMGLTKTLQGNLDPAILLSPWEVIEERAKEILDQGMKQDGYIFNLGHGVFPQVNPESLKKLTSFVHDYSKKAKVSQ, encoded by the coding sequence ATGGCTGAAAAAAGAATCAATGACACGTTTCTAAAGGCGTGTCGTGGAGAAAAGACAGATTATGTTCCAGTTTGGTATATGAGACAGGCAGGCAGATCACAGCCTGAATATCGTGCGATTAAAGAAAAATACAGCTTATTTGAGATCACACATCAACCTGAGCTTTGTGCGTATGTGACAAGGCTGCCTGTTGAACAGTATGATGTAGATGCTGCCATTCTATATAAAGATATTATGACACCACTGCCTGCCTTAGGTGTAAATGTTGAGATAAAAACAGGAATTGGCCCGGTAATTGATGATCCGATTCGCTCTATTCAAGATGTTGAGAAACTGGGAGAAATTGATCCGGAACGTGATGTACCTTATGTATTAGACACAATTAAATTATTAACACAAGAACAACTTGAAGTACCTTTAATTGGTTTTACCGGAGCTCCTTTTACTCTTGCCAGTTATATGATCGAAGGTGGTCCTTCAAGAAATTATAACAAGACAAAAGCATTTATGTATTCTGAGCCACATGCTTGGTTTGCATTAATGGATAAACTAGCTGAAATGAGCATTACATATGTAAAAGCACAAATTCGTGCTGGAGCAAAAGCTATCCAGGTCTTTGATTCATGGGTAGGTGCCTTAAATGTGGCAGATTATCGTGTATTTATTAAGCCGACAATGGAGCGGATTTTTAGTGAGCTAAAAGAGGAAAATGTGCCACTTATTATGTTTGGTGTAGGAGCAAGTCATCTAGCTCATGAATGGCATGACTTACCACTTGATGTAGTTGGATTGGATTGGAGACTACCTATTCAAGAAGCCCGTTCAATGGGACTGACAAAAACATTACAAGGAAATCTTGATCCGGCAATCTTACTATCTCCTTGGGAAGTAATTGAAGAAAGAGCAAAGGAAATATTAGACCAAGGGATGAAACAGGATGGTTATATATTTAACCTTGGACATGGAGTTTTCCCACAAGTAAACCCTGAGTCGTTGAAAAAATTAACTTCCTTTGTCCATGATTATTCTAAGAAAGCAAAAGTTAGTCAATAA
- the hemH gene encoding ferrochelatase, whose product MSKKKMGLLVMAYGTPYKEEDVERYYTHIRHGRKPAPEMLQDLKDRYEAIGGISPLAKITLEQAKKLEQHLNNIQDEIEFKMYLGLKHIEPFVEDAVKQMHEDGLTEAVSIVLAPHFSTFSVKSYNGRAKEEAEKLGGLTITSVESWYTEPKFISYWGDQLKKTYSSMTQAEKDSSVLVVSAHSLPEKIIANGDPYPQQLQETADLIAEASGVKKYVTGWQSAGNTPEPWLGPDVQDLTRDLYDQGYKTFVYVPVGFVADHLEVLYDNDYECKVITDELGASYYRPEMPNAKPEFIDCLATVVLKHLKNN is encoded by the coding sequence GTGAGTAAGAAAAAAATGGGATTATTAGTAATGGCATATGGAACTCCTTATAAAGAGGAAGATGTCGAGCGCTATTACACTCATATTAGACACGGCCGTAAACCGGCACCAGAAATGCTTCAAGACTTAAAAGACCGCTATGAGGCCATTGGTGGTATATCACCACTAGCTAAAATTACATTAGAACAAGCAAAGAAGCTTGAACAGCACTTAAATAATATTCAAGATGAAATTGAATTTAAGATGTATCTTGGTTTAAAGCACATTGAGCCATTTGTTGAAGATGCTGTAAAACAAATGCATGAAGACGGGCTAACAGAAGCGGTAAGTATCGTATTAGCTCCTCATTTCTCTACTTTCAGTGTTAAGTCATATAATGGACGAGCAAAGGAAGAAGCCGAAAAGCTTGGAGGCTTAACGATTACATCAGTTGAAAGCTGGTACACAGAGCCTAAGTTTATCTCTTATTGGGGAGATCAACTGAAAAAAACCTACAGCAGTATGACACAGGCAGAAAAGGATTCTTCTGTATTAGTTGTTTCTGCACACAGCTTACCAGAAAAAATTATTGCAAATGGTGATCCATATCCACAGCAACTACAGGAAACGGCTGACTTAATTGCAGAGGCATCAGGAGTTAAAAAGTATGTAACAGGATGGCAAAGTGCCGGTAATACTCCTGAACCATGGTTAGGACCTGATGTTCAAGATTTAACAAGAGATTTATATGATCAAGGCTACAAAACATTTGTCTATGTACCTGTCGGGTTTGTAGCAGATCATTTAGAAGTACTTTATGATAATGATTATGAATGTAAGGTTATTACAGATGAGCTTGGTGCAAGCTATTATCGCCCTGAAATGCCTAATGCAAAACCTGAATTTATTGACTGTTTAGCAACAGTGGTATTAAAACATTTAAAAAATAATTAA
- a CDS encoding amidase family protein translates to MINEQLNKLKNEWLVEVTIDEIQEKLDRNEITSRELVLMYLSRIAEIDQSGPMLNSIIEVNPEALHIAAALDYERKTKGSRGPLHGIPILIKDNIDTADKMHTSAGSLVLANSYAKEDATLVRQLREAGAVILGKTNLTEWANFIAEDMPTGYSSRGGQVLNPYGVSFIVGGSSAGSGAAIAANLSVVAVGTETSGSILSPASQNSLVGIKPTVGLISRKGIIPISHTQDTAGPMARTVKDATILLNSLRGTDSFDSATHSNELANYDFTQNLKVDGLSGKRIGIARNTYFDELKDSQVSVMDEAIKKLEDLGATVIDLVDIPTTNEQWDINVLLYEFKNDLNAYLNTIDPIVGVHSLTDVIKANEKLGEKALKYGQQVFLDADATSGNLTDPQYIESLEKDDYLSKTKGIDAAMKEHELDAIVFPNNIGAMIPAKAGYPSITVPAGYTLEGEPVGITFTAKAYMEPILIEIAYSYEQGTKHRVSPF, encoded by the coding sequence ATGATAAATGAGCAACTTAACAAGTTGAAAAATGAATGGCTGGTAGAGGTAACAATTGATGAGATCCAAGAGAAACTAGATCGCAATGAAATTACTTCAAGAGAACTAGTCCTCATGTATTTATCAAGAATAGCCGAAATTGACCAATCCGGACCGATGTTAAATTCAATTATTGAAGTCAATCCAGAAGCATTACATATTGCTGCAGCACTTGATTATGAACGAAAAACAAAAGGAAGTCGTGGACCGTTACATGGTATTCCAATACTCATTAAAGATAATATTGATACTGCTGATAAAATGCATACGAGTGCAGGATCCCTTGTGCTTGCCAACTCTTATGCAAAGGAAGATGCAACACTAGTAAGGCAGCTGAGGGAGGCGGGCGCCGTTATTTTAGGTAAGACAAATCTAACAGAATGGGCCAACTTCATAGCAGAAGACATGCCGACAGGCTATAGTTCCAGAGGTGGTCAGGTTTTAAATCCTTATGGTGTATCATTCATAGTTGGAGGCTCAAGCGCAGGTTCCGGAGCTGCTATAGCAGCTAATTTATCTGTTGTAGCAGTTGGAACAGAAACCTCCGGATCTATCCTAAGTCCTGCCAGCCAAAACTCTCTTGTTGGAATCAAGCCGACAGTTGGGCTCATTAGTCGAAAAGGAATAATCCCGATTTCTCATACTCAAGATACAGCAGGTCCTATGGCTAGAACCGTAAAAGACGCCACCATCTTGCTAAATAGTTTAAGAGGAACAGATTCTTTTGATTCTGCAACGCATAGTAATGAGTTAGCGAATTACGATTTTACACAAAACCTAAAAGTAGATGGGTTATCTGGGAAAAGAATCGGAATAGCTCGTAACACTTATTTTGATGAACTGAAGGATTCTCAGGTTTCGGTAATGGATGAGGCGATTAAAAAATTAGAGGATCTAGGCGCGACTGTTATTGATTTGGTTGATATTCCAACAACGAATGAACAATGGGATATCAATGTATTGCTTTATGAATTTAAAAATGATCTCAATGCTTATTTAAACACGATTGATCCAATTGTTGGGGTTCACTCATTAACAGATGTTATCAAAGCGAACGAAAAACTAGGTGAAAAAGCATTAAAGTATGGCCAACAGGTCTTTCTTGACGCTGATGCTACAAGTGGAAATCTTACCGATCCCCAATATATTGAGAGTCTAGAGAAGGATGATTATTTATCAAAAACAAAGGGAATAGACGCTGCTATGAAAGAACATGAATTAGATGCGATTGTCTTTCCTAATAATATAGGGGCAATGATCCCTGCAAAAGCGGGTTACCCTTCGATTACCGTACCTGCCGGATACACTCTTGAAGGAGAACCGGTGGGAATTACATTTACAGCGAAGGCATACATGGAACCAATCTTAATAGAAATTGCTTATTCATATGAGCAGGGAACAAAACATCGGGTATCACCATTTTAA
- a CDS encoding TetR/AcrR family transcriptional regulator translates to MSIDRKQQILEAATKSFAQFGYKGTTMDLVSKLANVGKGTIYTFYKNKEELFSEIIDRLLLDMKIAADKAFDSQLPFVDSVHQALYSILDFRKTHQLTIKIYQESDELGTPTVNEGVQKVEEMVLKYIEQKIIDAIGRNELKQCDPKLTAFIILKLYVSLIFDWEKHHEPLEREKIAEIFEGYLLKGLST, encoded by the coding sequence ATGAGCATTGATCGTAAGCAACAAATATTAGAAGCTGCGACAAAGTCATTTGCACAATTTGGCTACAAAGGGACGACGATGGACCTAGTATCAAAACTTGCGAACGTTGGAAAAGGTACAATTTATACCTTTTATAAAAATAAAGAAGAATTATTTTCTGAAATCATTGATCGTCTTTTACTTGATATGAAGATTGCTGCAGACAAGGCTTTTGACTCACAACTGCCATTTGTAGACAGCGTGCACCAAGCGTTATATAGCATTTTAGATTTCCGGAAAACACATCAATTAACAATTAAGATATATCAGGAAAGTGATGAATTGGGCACACCGACAGTAAATGAAGGTGTACAAAAAGTGGAAGAAATGGTCTTGAAATATATTGAACAAAAAATTATTGACGCAATCGGTCGTAACGAATTAAAACAATGTGATCCAAAGCTGACTGCCTTTATCATTTTAAAATTATATGTTTCCCTTATTTTCGATTGGGAAAAGCATCATGAACCGTTAGAAAGAGAGAAAATTGCCGAGATATTTGAAGGGTACCTATTAAAAGGATTATCAACATGA
- a CDS encoding YhgE/Pip domain-containing protein — MSGLKEEWKALFKNKKVLIAVIGVLFIPLMYSGGYLSAFWDPYGKLDQLPVAVVNQDKGTTFEEEELDVGGELEDNLKENNKFDWHFVGSEEADKGLQDHNYYMVIEIPEDFSKNATTLLDDEPKQLGLTFTTNKGYNFISGQIGDSAIEKIKEEVANSLTETYAESLFDNIELMADGFNDASDGATKINDGVSDLQEGSQSLDENLHKLVSKAIVFKDGLNEASSGSTQLSNGLSALNSGLSAMQQGQSKLYDGSVQTENGTGELVKGLEKSINGMEQLNTSIPQVTTGTNQLNESAPELVAGAKKLAEGNGSASQGADSLSQNISALADTVNKLATTLEAAPLNEEQQKQLLALVEALNGIDAGGKQLATNLHQLEGGANDLYANVQQLPENASKLHEGAASVENAVQQLTSGQKELYNGAVKINDGQSQLSQGLKTFGEKIGEAKAGVEQLESGGKELDNGIHELASGSVALEDGTGKLADGANELNTGVTDLSEGTNELSSKLSDATNDTKDVKGTDDQYEMMADPVHLETKELNKVSNYGTGLAPYFLSLALFVGSLLVTVVFPLRDTTGISKSGISLFASKFSVLCIVAIVQSLLADVVLLYGLGLEVKSVGYFMLFSILTSLTFMAIVQFLVTTFDNPGRFIAIIVLILQLTTSAGTFPVELLPEIFQKINHWLPMTYSVEGFRSIISIGDFGTMWNQVYKLAGITVVMMGGTILYFSRKVKKDRIQHNETIDA, encoded by the coding sequence ATGTCAGGATTGAAAGAAGAATGGAAAGCTTTATTTAAAAATAAAAAAGTACTTATTGCTGTCATAGGGGTTCTGTTTATTCCTTTAATGTATAGTGGTGGTTATTTGAGTGCGTTTTGGGATCCTTATGGAAAACTCGATCAGCTGCCAGTTGCTGTTGTTAATCAAGACAAAGGGACAACATTTGAAGAGGAAGAGCTTGATGTTGGTGGTGAGCTTGAGGACAATTTAAAAGAAAACAATAAATTTGACTGGCATTTTGTTGGTAGTGAAGAGGCGGACAAAGGACTTCAGGACCACAATTATTATATGGTAATCGAAATACCTGAAGATTTTTCGAAAAATGCCACAACTTTATTGGATGATGAACCAAAGCAACTTGGTTTAACCTTTACAACGAATAAAGGGTATAACTTTATATCAGGTCAAATTGGGGATAGCGCAATCGAGAAAATAAAAGAAGAAGTAGCAAATTCCTTAACAGAAACATATGCAGAAAGCTTGTTTGACAATATTGAATTGATGGCAGATGGATTCAATGATGCAAGTGATGGTGCCACAAAGATAAATGATGGTGTTTCTGATCTTCAGGAAGGGTCTCAGTCTTTAGATGAAAATCTTCATAAACTTGTGTCTAAGGCAATTGTGTTTAAGGATGGACTTAATGAAGCTTCAAGCGGTTCGACTCAATTGTCAAATGGACTATCTGCTTTGAATAGTGGTCTGTCGGCCATGCAACAAGGGCAGAGTAAGCTTTATGATGGATCTGTGCAAACTGAAAATGGTACAGGAGAATTGGTAAAGGGTCTGGAGAAGTCAATTAATGGTATGGAGCAACTTAATACGTCTATACCTCAAGTAACAACAGGAACAAATCAATTAAATGAAAGTGCCCCTGAATTAGTTGCAGGCGCTAAAAAGCTTGCTGAAGGTAATGGTTCTGCAAGCCAAGGGGCAGACTCTTTATCGCAAAATATTTCAGCGTTGGCCGATACAGTAAATAAATTGGCAACAACATTGGAAGCTGCACCATTAAATGAAGAACAGCAAAAGCAATTACTCGCTCTTGTCGAAGCGCTAAATGGTATAGATGCCGGGGGAAAGCAACTAGCGACGAATTTACATCAGCTCGAAGGTGGAGCAAATGATCTTTATGCAAATGTTCAACAATTACCTGAAAATGCAAGCAAGCTTCACGAAGGAGCTGCATCTGTTGAAAACGCTGTGCAACAGTTAACATCAGGACAAAAAGAGCTTTATAATGGAGCTGTCAAAATAAATGATGGTCAATCACAATTAAGCCAAGGGTTAAAAACATTTGGTGAAAAAATTGGAGAAGCAAAAGCTGGGGTAGAACAATTAGAAAGCGGCGGAAAAGAACTTGATAACGGAATTCATGAATTGGCGAGCGGGTCTGTTGCGTTGGAGGATGGGACAGGTAAACTTGCGGATGGAGCAAATGAATTAAATACTGGTGTAACAGATTTATCTGAAGGGACAAATGAGCTTTCGAGCAAGTTAAGTGATGCAACAAATGATACAAAAGATGTAAAAGGTACCGATGATCAATATGAAATGATGGCAGACCCGGTTCACCTTGAAACAAAAGAACTAAATAAAGTTTCTAATTACGGTACAGGTCTTGCACCATACTTTCTATCATTAGCTTTATTTGTAGGTTCCTTACTTGTTACTGTTGTATTTCCGTTACGTGATACAACAGGGATATCGAAATCAGGAATTTCCTTATTTGCTAGTAAATTTAGTGTGTTATGTATAGTGGCCATCGTCCAATCTCTGCTTGCAGATGTTGTTCTATTATATGGATTAGGGCTGGAAGTAAAAAGTGTTGGATATTTTATGCTGTTTAGTATATTAACGAGCTTAACGTTTATGGCGATTGTACAGTTTTTAGTAACAACATTTGATAATCCAGGAAGATTTATCGCGATTATTGTGTTAATTCTTCAATTAACAACAAGTGCCGGGACTTTCCCAGTTGAGTTGCTTCCTGAGATTTTTCAGAAAATCAATCATTGGTTACCGATGACGTATTCTGTAGAAGGGTTTCGATCTATTATTTCAATTGGAGATTTTGGAACCATGTGGAATCAAGTATATAAACTAGCTGGAATCACAGTGGTAATGATGGGGGGAACGATTCTTTACTTCTCTCGAAAAGTAAAGAAAGACCGTATTCAACATAATGAAACAATAGATGCGTAA
- the amt gene encoding ammonium transporter: METIELNVNVLWMVIATFLVFFMQAGFTLLEAGLVRAKNSINVAMKNVVDLLITTVMFSLIGFAFMFGSSASGWIGFEGFLLRGLEDDPYNWAFLLFQIVFAGTAATIVSGAIAERVKFSAYIIGTIMISAIIYPIFGHWAWGSLWNSESQGWLEALGFMDFAGSTVVHSVGGWVALAAAIIVGPRIGKYSPNGKSRKFAMSNAVLAVTGVFILWLGWFGFNAGSTGVADIQIALISLNTHFGAVSGGLVAMVVSWFLDKRPQVEDILNGIIAGLVAVTAGANVLTPETALLTGAISGIIVVFSLRMIDSVFKVDDAIGAIAVHGVCGAWGTIALALFAPAENLVLGSRLEQIGVQALGVGTAFVWAFGLGLLIYGVMKFTMNIRVEKHEEEAGLNVSEHGASISVLDTIVAMNEIAAAKGDLTKKIKYEPGEDMGELNEAFNTVLSTLNDLVHQVKTQTSHVLNTTVNVLSLSEDSKKSATQQMKEIEETYTFVSKSEKWLEQEIEVENQVIAEIQQAFSSIEQIGHQLGWIQKEMSDISGFVRNVGELNDDVNHKLTIFHDNVSKITNYAKESEQMVNLITEVSEQINLLSLNASIEAARAGESGRGFTVVANEIKKLANKSKDSTSDIRNMIQRTAQETTAGFTEVIELAEQIEVLSDQLVKMPKRFHTIDDKVNQVSQFMNDFLITLERVNKDTVTIQGRRYEQQDSFKEMTGRMEKVFQNMTSNLDLTLDMVEKINIMKQQNEQLHRSVKQFVTADIG, from the coding sequence ATGGAGACAATTGAACTAAATGTAAATGTTTTATGGATGGTAATTGCCACTTTTTTAGTCTTTTTTATGCAAGCAGGCTTTACATTATTGGAAGCTGGATTAGTAAGGGCAAAAAATTCAATAAATGTGGCAATGAAGAATGTTGTTGATTTGTTAATTACAACAGTCATGTTTTCTTTAATTGGTTTTGCTTTTATGTTTGGGTCATCAGCTAGTGGATGGATTGGATTTGAAGGGTTCTTATTAAGAGGACTTGAGGATGATCCATATAATTGGGCGTTTTTATTATTTCAAATTGTCTTTGCAGGAACTGCTGCGACAATAGTATCTGGTGCTATTGCCGAACGAGTTAAGTTTAGCGCATATATTATCGGGACAATCATGATTAGTGCCATCATTTATCCGATTTTTGGACATTGGGCTTGGGGCAGCTTATGGAATAGTGAAAGCCAGGGGTGGTTGGAAGCATTAGGGTTTATGGACTTCGCTGGATCAACTGTTGTTCATTCGGTGGGAGGCTGGGTTGCTTTAGCTGCCGCCATAATTGTCGGACCCCGTATTGGTAAGTATTCACCAAATGGAAAGAGTCGTAAATTTGCCATGTCTAATGCTGTATTAGCTGTTACAGGGGTTTTTATTTTATGGCTTGGATGGTTCGGTTTTAATGCCGGATCAACAGGAGTGGCCGACATTCAGATTGCATTAATTTCATTAAATACACATTTTGGAGCAGTGAGTGGTGGATTGGTCGCGATGGTTGTAAGCTGGTTCCTTGATAAGAGACCACAGGTAGAGGATATCTTAAATGGTATTATAGCAGGACTTGTTGCTGTAACAGCGGGAGCTAATGTTTTAACACCTGAAACAGCATTGCTTACAGGAGCAATTAGTGGGATTATCGTTGTTTTTTCTTTGAGAATGATCGATTCAGTATTTAAAGTGGATGATGCAATTGGGGCAATCGCTGTTCATGGAGTTTGTGGCGCATGGGGAACAATTGCACTTGCCCTCTTTGCTCCGGCAGAGAATCTTGTGCTTGGGTCAAGGTTAGAGCAAATTGGTGTCCAAGCTTTAGGGGTTGGAACTGCATTTGTTTGGGCTTTTGGTTTAGGCCTATTAATCTATGGAGTTATGAAATTTACCATGAATATAAGAGTGGAAAAGCATGAAGAGGAGGCTGGATTAAATGTAAGTGAACATGGTGCTTCAATTTCTGTTTTAGATACGATCGTTGCGATGAATGAAATTGCTGCCGCAAAAGGAGATCTAACAAAGAAGATAAAGTATGAGCCTGGAGAAGATATGGGCGAGCTGAACGAAGCATTTAATACTGTTCTTTCAACATTAAATGATCTCGTACACCAGGTGAAAACACAAACATCGCATGTGCTTAATACTACAGTGAATGTGCTGTCACTAAGTGAAGATTCGAAAAAAAGTGCAACCCAACAAATGAAAGAAATCGAAGAAACCTATACGTTTGTATCAAAATCAGAAAAGTGGCTTGAACAGGAAATTGAAGTGGAGAACCAAGTGATCGCTGAAATTCAACAGGCTTTTTCATCTATAGAACAAATTGGTCATCAATTGGGTTGGATTCAAAAAGAGATGTCAGACATTTCAGGCTTTGTAAGAAATGTGGGTGAATTGAATGATGATGTCAATCATAAACTGACTATTTTCCATGATAATGTGTCCAAAATTACCAATTATGCAAAAGAAAGTGAACAAATGGTTAATCTGATTACAGAGGTTTCTGAACAAATAAACTTATTATCTTTAAATGCCAGCATTGAAGCTGCGAGAGCTGGAGAATCTGGTAGAGGTTTTACGGTTGTCGCAAATGAGATTAAAAAGCTTGCGAATAAATCTAAAGATTCAACCTCAGATATTAGAAATATGATTCAACGCACAGCCCAAGAAACAACAGCTGGTTTTACAGAGGTCATCGAGTTAGCCGAGCAAATAGAAGTATTAAGTGATCAATTAGTAAAAATGCCGAAAAGATTTCATACGATTGATGATAAGGTCAATCAAGTTAGTCAATTTATGAATGATTTCCTCATTACTTTAGAACGTGTAAACAAGGACACTGTCACGATTCAAGGTAGAAGATATGAGCAGCAGGATAGTTTTAAAGAAATGACAGGACGAATGGAGAAGGTCTTTCAAAATATGACATCAAATCTTGATCTTACTCTTGATATGGTTGAAAAAATTAATATAATGAAACAACAAAATGAGCAATTACATCGGTCTGTTAAGCAATTTGTAACAGCTGATATAGGATAA